In Phreatobacter aquaticus, a single genomic region encodes these proteins:
- a CDS encoding VOC family protein: MNAGMTRRALLDMAGAASLSMAAIAAAKAEGVETGPRSGLSPVLVAHQTPMRVGQVSLVVRDLDLVSAFYRDAIGLSVIETSPGRTSLGAGGTVLLVLEQRPAAPFERQGTAGLFHTAFLMPTRKDLARWLVHVARNRVRLTGFADHAVSEAVYLDDPEGNGIEVYCDRAPELWRWDGASVTMTTDQLNIDDLVSLTNIQVSDYATAPEGLRIGHMHLRVGDVARGQAFYGAAVGLDTTRQRGGAAFLSSGRYHHHLGINVWQSNGAGLRDPNATGIAWFSLEMKDRADIDAQRARLAAAGAAVTEMAGGFQTADPWGTTVRLVGV, translated from the coding sequence GTGAATGCGGGGATGACGCGCCGTGCGCTGCTCGACATGGCGGGCGCCGCCAGCCTGTCGATGGCCGCGATCGCAGCGGCGAAGGCCGAGGGCGTCGAGACCGGTCCGCGCTCAGGACTGTCTCCCGTGCTGGTCGCCCACCAGACGCCGATGCGCGTCGGCCAGGTATCCCTTGTCGTCCGCGACCTTGACCTCGTCTCCGCCTTCTATCGCGACGCGATCGGCCTTTCGGTGATCGAGACCAGCCCCGGTCGCACCAGTCTCGGTGCCGGCGGCACCGTGCTGCTCGTCCTCGAACAGCGTCCGGCCGCGCCCTTCGAGCGCCAGGGCACGGCGGGCCTGTTCCACACCGCCTTCCTGATGCCGACCCGCAAGGATCTCGCCCGCTGGCTGGTCCATGTGGCGCGCAACCGCGTGCGGCTCACCGGCTTTGCCGACCATGCGGTGAGCGAGGCGGTCTATCTCGACGATCCCGAGGGCAATGGCATCGAGGTCTATTGCGACCGCGCGCCCGAGCTCTGGCGCTGGGACGGGGCGTCCGTCACCATGACCACCGACCAGCTGAACATCGACGACCTCGTCAGCCTCACCAATATCCAGGTCAGCGACTATGCCACCGCGCCCGAGGGGCTGCGCATCGGCCACATGCATCTGCGCGTCGGCGATGTCGCGCGCGGCCAGGCCTTCTACGGCGCGGCGGTGGGGCTCGACACGACGCGCCAGCGCGGCGGCGCAGCGTTCCTCTCCTCGGGCCGCTATCACCATCACCTCGGCATCAATGTCTGGCAGAGCAATGGAGCGGGCCTCCGCGACCCCAATGCCACCGGCATTGCCTGGTTCTCGCTGGAGATGAAGGACCGCGCTGATATCGACGCCCAGCGCGCCAGGCTCGCGGCTGCGGGCGCGGCGGTCACCGAGATGGCTGGCGGATTCCAGACGGCCGACCCCTGGGGCACGACGGTGAGGCTGGTCGGGGTCTGA
- a CDS encoding DUF1194 domain-containing protein encodes MIRSLFLALLLTAGLATPSTPQGRSAAMEVDLQLVLAVDISYSMDPEEQKLQRDGYIQAITSPDVIEAIRRGLIGKIAVTYLEWAGAFEQQVVVGWRIIDGMESARAFAAELQAKPIRRAFRTSISGALNASTALFDTSGMRSQRRVIDVSGDGSNNNGPLVEVARDAALAKGITINGLPIMLKRDPRYADVANLDAYYQDCVVGGPGHFVIPIKTTEEFVPATRRKLILEVAGIAPAWQAPVTGSAIPAQSERVDCTIGERMWRERWERN; translated from the coding sequence ATGATCCGCAGCCTGTTTCTCGCACTCTTGCTGACGGCGGGACTGGCGACGCCATCGACGCCGCAAGGCCGGTCGGCGGCGATGGAAGTCGACCTCCAGCTGGTGCTGGCCGTCGACATTTCCTATTCGATGGACCCGGAGGAACAGAAGCTCCAGCGCGACGGCTATATCCAGGCGATCACCTCGCCGGACGTGATCGAGGCGATCCGGCGCGGGCTGATCGGCAAGATCGCAGTGACCTATCTGGAATGGGCGGGCGCCTTCGAGCAGCAGGTGGTGGTCGGCTGGCGCATCATCGACGGGATGGAGAGCGCCCGGGCCTTTGCCGCCGAACTGCAGGCGAAGCCGATCCGGCGGGCCTTCCGCACCTCGATCTCAGGCGCGCTCAACGCCTCGACCGCCCTGTTCGACACGTCCGGCATGCGGTCGCAACGCCGGGTGATCGATGTCTCGGGTGACGGGTCCAACAACAATGGCCCGCTGGTGGAGGTGGCCCGCGATGCGGCGCTGGCCAAGGGCATCACGATCAATGGCCTGCCGATCATGCTGAAGCGCGATCCGCGCTATGCCGATGTCGCCAATCTCGACGCCTATTATCAGGACTGTGTGGTGGGCGGTCCCGGCCATTTCGTCATCCCGATCAAGACCACCGAGGAATTCGTGCCGGCGACGCGGCGCAAGCTGATCCTGGAAGTGGCCGGCATCGCACCGGCATGGCAGGCGCCGGTGACGGGATCGGCGATCCCCGCGCAGTCCGAGCGGGTGGACTGCACCATTGGCGAGCGCATGTGGCGCGAGCGGTGGGAGCGGAACTGA
- a CDS encoding histone deacetylase family protein, giving the protein MTTLVVSHPQCLEHLTPFGHPERPDRLRMITHVLEHERFSDLARDEAPLVSIDAIARVHPTDYIERLDNATPLLGLVQVDGDTTLSPGSFEAARRSAGGGVFAVDEVMTGKVANAFVSTRPPGHHAETSTAMGFCMFNNAAIAARHARAVYGAERVAIMDFDVHHGNGTQDIFWSDPSVMYLSTHEMPLYPGTGAANETGAYNQIVNAPLAAGDGGSEFREAFDIVILPRLRAWKPDLLIISAGFDAHQRDPLANINLTEVDFAWATKRLMEIADEACGGRVVSLLEGGYDLEGLGRSVAAHVMALMRG; this is encoded by the coding sequence GTGACCACACTCGTCGTCTCGCATCCGCAGTGCCTGGAACATCTGACGCCCTTCGGCCATCCCGAGCGTCCCGATCGTCTGCGCATGATCACCCACGTGCTGGAGCACGAACGCTTTTCCGACCTCGCCCGTGACGAGGCGCCGCTTGTCTCCATCGACGCGATCGCCCGCGTCCACCCCACCGACTATATCGAGCGGCTGGACAATGCGACGCCGCTGCTCGGTCTCGTTCAGGTCGATGGCGACACCACGCTGTCGCCGGGATCCTTCGAGGCAGCGCGCCGCTCGGCGGGCGGCGGCGTCTTCGCGGTTGACGAGGTAATGACGGGGAAGGTCGCCAATGCCTTCGTGTCGACGAGGCCTCCCGGCCACCACGCCGAGACCTCGACGGCGATGGGCTTCTGCATGTTCAACAATGCGGCCATCGCCGCCCGCCATGCCCGCGCGGTTTACGGTGCCGAGCGCGTGGCGATCATGGATTTCGACGTCCATCATGGCAACGGCACGCAGGACATCTTCTGGTCCGACCCCTCGGTGATGTATCTCTCCACCCACGAGATGCCGCTCTATCCCGGTACGGGGGCGGCCAACGAGACCGGCGCCTATAACCAGATCGTCAACGCGCCGCTGGCCGCCGGCGATGGCGGTTCGGAATTCCGCGAGGCCTTTGACATCGTCATCCTGCCGCGCCTCCGGGCCTGGAAGCCGGACCTCCTGATCATCTCGGCCGGCTTCGATGCCCACCAGCGCGACCCGCTCGCCAATATCAATCTCACCGAAGTCGATTTCGCCTGGGCCACCAAGCGGCTGATGGAGATTGCCGACGAGGCCTGCGGCGGCCGTGTCGTCTCGCTTTTGGAAGGCGGTTACGACCTCGAAGGCCTCGGCCGTTCCGTCGCGGCCCATGTCATGGCATTGATGCGCGGCTGA
- a CDS encoding exodeoxyribonuclease VII small subunit encodes MSVPHADVAALPFEKALAELESIVQKLEGGNVALEDSIAIYERGEALKKRCEALLRDAEARVQKITLAADGKPSGTTPLDPQ; translated from the coding sequence ATGTCCGTCCCCCATGCCGACGTTGCGGCGCTGCCGTTCGAGAAGGCGCTGGCCGAGCTGGAATCGATCGTCCAGAAGCTGGAAGGCGGCAATGTCGCGCTGGAGGATTCGATTGCGATCTACGAGCGTGGCGAGGCCTTGAAGAAGCGCTGCGAGGCACTGCTCCGCGATGCCGAGGCGCGCGTCCAGAAGATCACGCTCGCGGCCGACGGCAAACCGTCGGGCACGACGCCGCTCGATCCGCAATAG
- a CDS encoding methyl-accepting chemotaxis protein has product MPFLRNIGVGPKLLAAVLFLITTMGLVAMAGLSSVSLTLGSGRSVQEASLTLQQAGRGTANLLSYARAVEFIPLELPAEERRRFHEAALDESRRFERRLDQIAKEDQAGRFAARLAIIRTNLDAYRKQHELVLAAANAGDLHKSGRIAFEAAPLVATMRAAIRDVEDNAQKQFGDQSTAMEAAGSRAFWTVGLVGSIGAAFGLAFAVWLIVWGVVRPLVAMTRAMMAVAGGDLDAKVPAVGQGDEVGKLANALEVFKQSGRDNLALRAAQDAEKAQAEAAQKAMMQRVANEFEAAVGGIVEGVSTSAERLRLAAETLSASANEASGQTSTIAAASEQSSGNIQTIAAATEEMAASVSEIGGRVGLSATMASEAVSTADGTALSIEELAGKVKAIGAIVELISGVAAQTNLLALNATIEAARAGEAGKGFAVVAAEVKGLADQTAKATTEIARQIGAIQEATTGSVRSIAGIAGSIREINKVATDIAAAVEQQTAATSEIARNVQQASLGANEVASNIIGVSRVITATGGSAGDLLAAANQLSSQSGRLRTEVAGFLTNIRAA; this is encoded by the coding sequence ATGCCCTTCTTGCGCAATATTGGTGTTGGCCCGAAGCTCCTCGCGGCAGTTCTGTTCCTCATCACGACGATGGGCCTTGTCGCGATGGCGGGCCTTTCCTCCGTGTCATTGACGCTCGGCAGCGGCCGCAGTGTCCAGGAGGCAAGCCTGACACTTCAGCAGGCGGGGCGTGGCACCGCCAATCTCCTGTCTTATGCTCGCGCCGTGGAATTCATCCCGCTGGAGCTTCCGGCGGAGGAGCGGCGGCGCTTCCATGAAGCAGCGCTGGACGAGAGCCGCCGCTTCGAGCGCCGTCTCGACCAGATTGCCAAGGAAGACCAGGCCGGTCGCTTCGCCGCGCGGCTCGCAATCATCAGGACGAACCTGGACGCCTATCGCAAACAGCATGAGCTGGTTCTGGCCGCAGCCAATGCGGGCGATCTCCACAAATCCGGGCGGATCGCCTTTGAGGCGGCGCCGCTTGTCGCCACGATGCGGGCGGCCATCCGGGATGTCGAGGACAATGCCCAGAAACAGTTTGGCGACCAGTCCACGGCCATGGAAGCCGCTGGCAGCCGTGCCTTCTGGACCGTTGGCCTGGTTGGCTCGATCGGGGCGGCTTTCGGTCTCGCCTTCGCCGTCTGGCTGATCGTCTGGGGCGTCGTAAGGCCGCTGGTCGCCATGACGCGGGCCATGATGGCTGTGGCGGGCGGCGACCTCGACGCGAAGGTTCCAGCGGTTGGCCAGGGCGATGAGGTCGGCAAGCTCGCCAATGCCCTCGAGGTGTTCAAACAGTCCGGTCGCGACAATCTGGCCCTGCGCGCCGCGCAGGATGCCGAAAAGGCCCAGGCCGAAGCGGCGCAGAAGGCGATGATGCAGCGCGTGGCGAACGAATTCGAGGCCGCCGTCGGCGGGATCGTCGAGGGCGTCTCGACTTCCGCCGAGCGTCTCCGGCTGGCGGCGGAGACCCTGTCTGCCTCCGCCAACGAGGCGTCGGGCCAGACATCGACGATAGCCGCCGCCTCCGAACAGAGTTCAGGCAACATCCAGACGATTGCCGCAGCAACCGAAGAAATGGCCGCGTCGGTCAGCGAGATTGGCGGCCGGGTCGGCCTCTCTGCCACCATGGCCAGCGAAGCCGTTTCCACCGCGGACGGCACTGCCCTCAGCATCGAGGAATTGGCGGGCAAGGTGAAAGCCATCGGCGCCATTGTGGAATTGATCAGTGGCGTCGCGGCGCAGACCAATCTGCTGGCCCTCAACGCCACGATCGAGGCTGCTCGGGCGGGCGAAGCGGGCAAGGGCTTCGCCGTCGTGGCAGCCGAGGTGAAGGGCCTGGCCGATCAGACCGCCAAGGCGACGACCGAGATCGCCCGGCAGATCGGCGCAATCCAGGAGGCGACGACAGGTTCGGTGCGGTCGATTGCGGGCATTGCCGGCAGCATTCGCGAGATCAACAAGGTGGCAACCGACATCGCGGCGGCAGTCGAGCAGCAGACGGCGGCCACGTCCGAGATCGCGCGCAACGTCCAGCAGGCCTCGCTCGGCGCCAATGAGGTGGCCAGCAACATCATCGGGGTTTCGCGCGTGATCACCGCCACCGGTGGATCGGCGGGCGATCTGCTGGCTGCGGCCAACCAGTTGTCGTCCCAGTCGGGCAGGCTTCGGACCGAGGTGGCAGGCTTCCTCACCAATATCCGCGCGGCCTGA
- a CDS encoding ABC transporter substrate-binding protein translates to MNVKLSLLAAGLALALGAPLAPAHAQAPQGQTLRYAFQGNLNTLDPYGINETTTLALQGNVYEGLTKRDRDLKIIPGLAERWEILDGGLRWRFHLRRGVKFQGGEDFTADDVVFSASRVRADTSDLRSRIEANVEVVAVDSHTVDFKLKSPNPILHYEWDTWYIMSKKWAEANNAVAPSAPAATTPGYAVLNANGTGPFRIAAHQIGVRTVFEKNPAWWGKVEHNLQQVIFTPITSAPTRVAALLSGEVDVIDPVPLQDIPRINASPNARVMEGPELRTIFLQMDQRRDELTGSSVKGKNPFKDLRVRMAFYQAIDMEAIRRQVMRGAATPSALLISPLLFERSGQFQRHPFSLDAANKLLDDAGYPRVGGATGTRFELTMDCPNDRYVNDGAICQAVTAMLARIGIKINLQAVPRAQFFAKVLASGGFNTSFYLLGWTPGSFDSWNVLQNLIRCRDDTGSGGRGATNLGGYCNPRVDALTDQILVEADAAKRLDLITQAYKIVHEEISHIPLHQQALAWGVSRNVELVQRADNQFLFHWVNKR, encoded by the coding sequence ATGAACGTCAAGTTATCGCTTCTTGCAGCCGGCCTTGCGCTGGCGCTGGGCGCACCGCTCGCGCCCGCCCATGCCCAGGCGCCGCAGGGTCAGACCCTGCGCTATGCCTTCCAGGGCAACCTCAACACGCTCGATCCCTACGGCATCAACGAGACCACGACGCTGGCCCTCCAGGGCAACGTCTATGAGGGTCTGACCAAGCGCGATCGCGACCTGAAGATCATCCCGGGCCTCGCCGAGCGCTGGGAGATCCTCGACGGTGGCCTGCGCTGGCGCTTCCATCTGCGCCGGGGCGTCAAGTTCCAGGGCGGCGAGGACTTCACCGCCGATGACGTGGTGTTCTCGGCCAGCCGCGTCCGCGCCGACACATCCGACCTGCGCTCGCGCATCGAGGCCAATGTCGAGGTCGTGGCCGTCGATTCCCACACGGTCGACTTCAAGCTGAAGTCACCGAACCCGATCCTGCACTACGAGTGGGACACCTGGTACATCATGTCGAAGAAGTGGGCCGAGGCGAACAACGCCGTCGCCCCCTCGGCCCCCGCCGCCACCACGCCCGGCTATGCCGTGCTGAACGCCAACGGCACCGGCCCCTTCCGCATCGCCGCGCACCAGATCGGCGTGCGCACCGTGTTCGAGAAGAACCCCGCCTGGTGGGGCAAGGTCGAGCATAACCTCCAGCAGGTCATCTTCACGCCGATCACCTCGGCGCCGACCCGCGTGGCGGCCCTGCTCTCGGGCGAGGTCGACGTGATCGATCCCGTGCCGCTGCAGGACATTCCGCGCATCAATGCGAGCCCCAATGCCCGCGTCATGGAGGGCCCGGAACTGCGCACCATCTTCCTGCAGATGGACCAGCGCCGCGACGAGCTGACCGGCTCCTCGGTGAAGGGCAAGAACCCCTTCAAGGACCTGCGCGTCCGCATGGCCTTCTACCAGGCCATCGACATGGAGGCGATCCGCCGCCAGGTCATGCGCGGGGCGGCGACGCCCTCGGCTCTGCTGATCTCGCCGCTGCTGTTCGAGCGTTCGGGCCAGTTCCAGCGCCATCCCTTCAGTCTGGATGCCGCCAACAAGCTGCTGGACGATGCCGGTTATCCGCGCGTCGGCGGCGCCACTGGCACCCGCTTCGAGCTGACCATGGATTGCCCGAACGACCGCTACGTCAATGACGGCGCGATCTGCCAGGCGGTCACCGCAATGCTCGCCCGCATCGGCATCAAGATCAATCTGCAGGCCGTGCCGCGCGCCCAGTTCTTCGCCAAGGTCCTGGCCTCGGGCGGGTTCAACACCTCGTTCTACCTGCTCGGCTGGACCCCCGGTTCGTTCGACTCGTGGAACGTGCTGCAGAACCTGATCCGCTGCCGCGACGACACCGGCTCGGGCGGCCGTGGCGCCACCAATCTGGGCGGCTATTGCAACCCGCGCGTCGACGCCCTCACCGACCAGATCCTGGTCGAGGCGGACGCCGCCAAGCGGTTGGACCTGATCACCCAGGCCTACAAGATCGTCCACGAGGAGATCAGCCACATCCCGCTGCACCAGCAGGCACTCGCCTGGGGCGTGTCGCGCAATGTCGAGCTGGTCCAGCGCGCCGACAACCAGTTCCTGTTCCACTGGGTGAACAAGCGCTGA
- a CDS encoding ABC transporter permease, with the protein MIAFILRRIAQAIAVLLTVSLIAFSLFRFVGDPVNQMVGQDTTVEQRAAIRQELGLNDPIALQFGRFVWKAAQFDFGISYLNKQKVSKLIAERFPATMELALVSALFALFAGIPMGVYAGLRPHSWLTKLFQTVSLVGISLPTFLIGILLIFIFPVTLGVLKSFGRQGVVDLGWWSTSFLTVAGWSSIILPAITLGLFQMTLIMRLVRSEMMEVLRTDYIKFARARGLTSRAINFGHALKNTMIPVITITGLQIGSIIAFAIITETVFQWPGMGLMFLQAVQTVDIPIMSAYLLLVATLFVLINLIVDLLYVAVDPRIRISGRPA; encoded by the coding sequence ATGATTGCCTTCATCCTGCGTCGCATCGCCCAGGCGATCGCCGTCCTGCTGACCGTGTCGCTGATCGCCTTCTCGCTGTTCCGGTTCGTCGGTGATCCCGTCAACCAGATGGTGGGCCAGGACACGACGGTGGAGCAGCGTGCCGCGATCCGTCAGGAACTGGGCCTCAACGATCCGATTGCCCTGCAGTTCGGCCGCTTCGTCTGGAAGGCCGCGCAGTTCGACTTCGGCATCAGCTATCTGAACAAGCAGAAGGTCTCCAAGCTGATTGCCGAGCGATTTCCCGCCACGATGGAACTGGCGCTGGTCTCGGCACTCTTCGCGCTGTTCGCCGGCATCCCGATGGGGGTCTATGCCGGCTTGCGGCCCCATTCCTGGCTGACCAAGCTGTTCCAGACCGTCTCGCTCGTCGGCATCTCGCTGCCGACCTTCCTGATCGGCATCCTGCTGATCTTCATCTTCCCCGTGACCCTGGGCGTCCTGAAGTCGTTCGGCCGCCAGGGCGTGGTCGATCTCGGCTGGTGGTCGACGAGCTTCCTGACGGTTGCCGGCTGGAGCTCGATCATCCTGCCGGCCATCACGCTCGGCCTGTTCCAGATGACGCTGATCATGCGCCTGGTGCGTTCCGAGATGATGGAGGTGCTGCGCACCGACTACATCAAGTTCGCCCGCGCCCGCGGCCTCACCAGCCGCGCCATCAACTTCGGCCATGCCTTGAAGAACACGATGATCCCGGTCATCACCATCACCGGCCTGCAGATCGGTTCGATCATCGCCTTTGCCATCATCACCGAGACGGTGTTCCAGTGGCCGGGCATGGGGCTCATGTTCCTGCAGGCCGTGCAGACCGTCGATATCCCGATCATGTCGGCCTATCTGCTGCTGGTCGCGACCCTCTTCGTGCTGATCAACCTGATCGTCGATCTCCTCTATGTCGCCGTCGATCCGCGTATCCGGATCTCCGGGCGGCCGGCCTGA